In Sus scrofa isolate TJ Tabasco breed Duroc chromosome 14, Sscrofa11.1, whole genome shotgun sequence, the sequence AGTGGCTGCATTAATGGTTCAAAGATGGGGTTCCTCTCACCAAATGATCCCTAAATTATTGATTAAACGTGACTGAGAATTAAAATAGGGTTTGCTGAACTGTGTGTGAGCACATTTTCTTTAGTTCTGCCACAAGCAGCCTTGAAGGAAGGGAAAGCACCCTTGTGCATCCAAGCCCAATGTCTCCAGAACTCACCCCACAAACACACCTGCTCTCTGGTAGCAACGACTTACCTTCAGTGCATTTCCTGGCAGAAAGATGAACTCATCTGAAAACACGCTGCATAGGAAGCGAAAGCAACTGTAGACATCCTCTGGAAATaaattcattatataaaattataactgCTTTGTAAATGTCCAGGGGGTACCCGGAAGTCCATGGTACTCCAAAatgcagtatatacatatatatagatagattagTTCTCATCCCCGCCACATGAATAACATGGTAGGCATGTTATTCATGTGGCAGGGATGAGAACTAAGGCCCCAAAGGAAGCTAGAACCAATCCAGATTTTACCTACAGAGACACCATCGTTTCAATGGTGGAGACTCAATTACAACCAGGCCTCTAAGCAGTTGGTCCGGTAATGAGCAAGAGACCACACTGCCCAGAAGCCAGGGTCCTTCGTTTTCCCTAAATAATGGTTCCCtagcagagaaggaaaggagcagCTATTTATTCCCTCCCACACTCACGTTTGCTGATGTCTGTAACGGCTTTAGCACCAGAACCCACTGGCACACAACAAACTACTGCTTATCCCTCAGACACTGGGGCAACCCTGCCCATTGGCTATAGACCTTCTTCATCTTTCCAACATGTGCTATGAATTTTCTCATCACAAAAACACAGACATATGGGCACAAACGGTTACCCCCAATTTCAGGATGTTCACAACATTCTAGAAGACCACATATGTTGAATCCTGATGTAAGaagcctcaggagttcccatcatggcgcagtggttaacgaatccaactaggaaccatgacgttgcgggttcggtccctgcccttgctcagtgggttgacgatccggcgttgctgtgagctgtggtgtaggttgcagatgcggctcggatcccgcattgctgtggctctggcgtaggctggcggctgcagctccgattcgacccctagcctgggaacctccatatgccgcaggagcggcccaaagaaatagcaaaaagacaaaaaaaaaaaaagaagcctcagAGAGAACTAAGATCATGATCTGAGTTTTCTGTGTCCTGAACTAGGTTATCTGACCTCCCTGGGCCCTGGTTTCCTTATTCATAAAACCCTGGACCCCTGAGGTTCCTTCTAAGGCTTAAAGGTCTGGAGCAGAGCTCAGTGTGGCTCAACTCTGGCTTTTCCTTACAATTATCTACAGAGCTttgaataacaaaaacaaaaaccacactgGCCCACACCCCAGACCAATGGAATCAGAAACCTTCTGGGATGGAGCTCAGCCTCCCATAACTCTAAAGTGCAGCCTGGGTGGaccaccccttccccttcccctgcacccccgcccccagcctcgaCCACAGGCCTTCATGGAGGAGCTATTTCACTCACTGTGAAGTCCTCAAAGGACAGCACTCGCATATCTGTGCGGCTACTCACCTGCCCATCTGCTTCCGAGGGAACTGACCCCAGAACAAGACCCCCGCCCGAGAAAGGCAGCACTGTACTCTAGCCCCAGATCCTTCCTTAAGTAAGTGGGAGCCcaattttccttatttataaaatgagggatTGAGACTAGACAGCTTCCCAGGTCCCTCACGGTTCCCCAATTCTAAGCAGATGGCCCCTCACTGGCCTGGGGTCTGAACACCACAAGGCTTCCAACACTGTTCCCTACATGGAGCTGAATGGCCAGGACTCTTCTAGAATGCAAGACCACACTCCCGATGGTCACCTTTACGGAACCCGGGTGTCATCTGCAGTGCCACGGCCACTAAAGAAGGTCGGACAAAGACGTTGAGCAACTGGTTCCTGTAAGCCGAGCACATGAGGAGGGTGACATGCTGGAAAATCAGTCCATCGACCACGTCTGTGGCTCCAGAGTCCACTTTCAGAGCCACCTGGTCTCTGAGGAGGCTGACAATGTTGGAGTGCAGAAGGATGCTGGACTGGACAACTTCCTCAGCAGGTTCACTGTCTGCAACAAAGACAATTCGCTCAGGCAAACGGCCAAGAAATGGTAGGGGTCGCTGTGGGGGATCTTAGGCCCAGTTTGAATCAACGCCAGTGACCcaacacatttattttcaagTGCCTGGTCCTGGTCTTAGGCTCCATCCTTTGAGGTCATAATATCATAGGTAAGGaataatttatgcatttatttattacttctttagggccgcacctacagcatacgcAAGTgcccagactaggtgtcaaattggaactgcaggcctataccagagccacagcaacaccagacctgagtgatgtctgcgacctacaccacagctcaaggcaacagcagatcctcaacccactgagtgaggccagggatcaaacccgcaacctcatatggatagtagtcgggtttgttaccactgagccacaatgggaactcctgtgaaggATATTTTAAACACACCATTTCATAACAACTCTAAGGACGTAGAACATACTTTCTTATCTAGCCCCAATCTGTCAGTGCATTCTGAAATGCACTTCAGTTCCCACAGTGAACAACCACACTTCCTCAGGAACTGAGGGTATCCAAAGGTTTTGTGATAGCAAGTTACATGACCAGAAAATCACATGTGTGTGAACTTAACAATACTAAGATGAGAAGGCAAAACACACCCCCCTGCTCAGACCAATTCCAAGATGTCAAGGATGTCGCTCGGCAACTCTGCAGGTAAACCACAGGGCAACCCAAGAGGGGCTATGTCAACATCAGGTCGCCCCCAGCAGAGGATTGCCAAGGAGGTGTTCTGGTTCCCTACATCAAAGatgactgagggagttcccgtcgtggctcagtggttaacgaatccaactaggaaccatgaggttgcgggttcgatccctggcctctctcagtgggttaaggatcccgtgttgccgtgagctgtggtgtaggtcgcaggcatggcttggatctggctttgctgtggctgtggtgtaggctggcgactacagctccaattggacccctagcatgggaacctccatatgccacgggtgtggccccagaaaagacaaaaagacaaaagaaaaaaaaagatgactgaaGAAGTGGACCCATAACAGCTCCTGGCAGGCCATCCCCTGACAGTACACTGGCTGAGAGATAGTCAAGGAGTGAGAATTAGAGAAGTGTAATAAAGATAGTATATTTAACACATACCCTTGGCCAGGGAAGTAATTTTACTGTTACCTGAGCCAAGGAGCTGGCTGACAGGTGTACAAAGCAGGCACACTGCTCCAGCTGGGCAACATGTCCTTTGCCTGCTGTCAGACCGTGGCAATCCTGGGAACAGACGCTGATTCATCTTCCCTGCTGGTGACCAGCACTTAGCTGGGTGGCACTTCTGCGGGTAATTCTTCCTAAGCCTCTCCGCCTCCCCCTGCTCGCCTCAAGCCCTGCAAGTGCTCACCTGGGCATACCAGCCTTCCAGCTTGTCCTGCTGCCTCTGGTCTCTCCCACTGTGGTCCATCTTTAAAGCCGAGACCAGGTGGTTTTCTACAGGCCAACCCGTCACCCCTCCCTGCCTAAGATGCATGAACGCTCCCGAGACCTAGAGACGCCAGTCCAGACCTCAAGGCCTTTATGATCCAGCTGCTGTCTGTGTCTCCACCTTCCATCACTCCCTTCCCAGACCGAACATTCTAGCATTACCCACCACGTGCAGGTCAAGGGGTGCCCGGTGCTGTCCTGACCCCTACAACAGCAGGGCTCTACCCCATCAGTCTTCTGGAAGAGCTCCTGCCTTCCCAACAAGACGGGTTCCCAAGTTACGTGTACGAAATCCTCCCTGAGGCGGGCCTTTCCTTCGCGCTGCAGCGCGGGCGTAGTCTCAGTAACCCCCTGCAGTCTGAATTTCTATGAACCCACTCTTGTAGTTTACACATCACCACCCAGCCCTGTCTTCGACAGCCCAGCAGCGGCTACACCTCGTTCACCTTCGTACCCCTGGTACTCCCCAGCGCCCACTAGGTGCTCAGAATTTAGTGAGTGCACGGTAGCTACTTGACCATCAGTAATTATCTGGTCTTAGAAAGACGGCATGTCCACCTGGAGTTTCTGCAATTTTCAATCAAAGCGACTGAAAACAACTTAAGCGAACTATTGCCATATACGTCCCAAACTCCCAGCACAGCATTCATAAAGCCAGGGAGGTTTTTATAAGATTGCTATTCTCAGAGGCTCATGTGAAGTTCTACAAGACCAGCCGGTTACTCCTTACAATCCAGTGAAGCAAATGAGATGCAAACATAATGTGGTAAAAAGAGGGAGGTAGAAAGGGAAGGCTATGTGGAGTGCTACCAGATTCATCATTTACCCCCTCCCTACGAGGTACCTGAGGAGGGGGGGGCACTCAAGTCCTCTAGCTAGTCCGCGCCTCCCAGGGAGGAAAGATGTGTGAGCAATTGTTCTCAAATAAGCCACATGCTGCGCTCTGTGCCCGACAGTGATAAGGACACATTAGGCTGTCTTTCTCTGAGCAGGCTTTGCTCAAAGTCCGTATGAGCTTTTCATGGCTAGGCTACAACtccaaatgaaggaataaaaaagcAAGCCTTCTCATCATGTACATTCCATATACGTACCAGGCCAAGTGACAAAGCCCCCAAAGGCCTGGGCTAAGCCTTTCAGCCATAATGTCTTCTCTACCAGAGCATCAAAGTCCATGGATGGCCGGTTCTGAAGCAGAACAGCAACTATTAGTGGCCATGGGTTGAGAACCAGGTTCTGAATCTGCAGAAGCTGCATTTTGTAGGCCACTTCAGTGACAAAGGCATGCATGTCTTCTGACTGTTTCTGAGGAATAtatctaaaaggaagaaaagagaacaacAGATTACAGTTCTGTTACTCAGACACATGTGAACGGAGAGGGAATGAGAGAAGACAGACCCTTTAGAAGGCCTCTCACACTTTCGGTCAACTGAATTCTCTTGGGTGACACTGCAAGGACATACCTTCCCTTTACCATATTCAACTCGAGGGTATGCTCTTGAGAGGTGACAAAAAACACTCAAGGTAACAGGGTTCTACTATTCTTTTCcaggacaccccccccaaaaaaagtaccCCAAACCAACACCACTTGTGTTACTTTATAAACGGGAGATATCACTTCTTCTATGAAAACTGATGCCTCCCCCATAGAATAAATCCATCGTTCGTGAACATGTCTCTTGTATACCACATGCATCAGGTTATGACGTGTCTTATGACAACCGCTAGTGCCTGCTCTGGGTGGGCTGTACAGTTTGCCTGATGGCCACACTGCCCTTCTGAGAAGATTTAGGGCTTCTGCCAATACTGCCAGGTTCCTTGCCTGATGGATCCCTCGCATGTCATCATCAAACATTGAATCAGATGCTATCGGTTACCTACACAGAGCTCGCTGGAGCAAAGAGAACATGTGACCTATGACCAGCCACATAATAAGGCGACTTAACATGAATGCCGTAGCCAGTGAGGACCCCCTGTAATAGACAAGTGGCTAACCCAGGTTTAGATCTACAGGGTGAAAGTGTGTGGCTGCAAAATGCTAACATCTGCTTCTGACGGTGAATGAAGCTGGAAGCGAGGGCGCCACTGGCTGCTGATGCTTCATATAAAGTGCGAATGATGCTGCATCACTGAGGCCTGGCTGGGCAGATGCTTGTCTCCCTTACTTCCCTGGATGTGGTGTATGTCTTCACATTAAGAAAATCCAAAtggggacttccctggtggcccagcagttaaggatccagcattgtcactgctgtggcatagattcgatccccgacctgggaatttctgcatgctgtgggcgtggccaaaaaataaataaattttaaaaaaccccaaatgtgTATCTGTACCTGCATACTAAAAAAACCTGacactcggagttcctgttgtggctcagtggttaacgaatacaactaggaaccatgaggttgcgggtttgatccctggcctcaatcagcgggttaaggatccggcattgacgtgagctgtggtgtagggtgcagatgcggctcggatccagcattgctgtggctgtggcctaggccggtggccacagctccgaaagatccctagcctgggaacctccatatgctgtgggtgcagtcctagaaaagacaatcaatcaatcaatgaacCTAATACATCTTCTTGCCCATAAAACTATACTCTTCTTGGGAACAGAGACTCACTACTATTAAACAATCCTTTCTAGTATTACAAATAATATGTAGTACATACTCTGGCTGGCCTACCAAGAGAGCTCAATAGTTCCCATACATGAGCTTGTTGACAATGGcttattttttcccactttcaGTTACTAGGATACTGGCTAGGGGGCGGATAGGCTGGGAACAGAAATCAAAAGGAGCATTTACTGCTCAGAGAGTAGGCAGTGGATTTCATGTGTTTGAGCATAGTCTGCCTTTGCATGTTTAACATATATATCCTGCAGCTGTCTGGTGAATATATTTAACTGAAGCTTTTTGCTTCTCTGGTGTGTGATCTCAGATAACCAAGTTTCAGTTCTAGAAGTGGTCGACTCAAGGGTCACAAATGACTCATTCATCCCTGTTTCTATGTCAGTTATGAAGACGCAGGCCTTGCACCTGGGCACCAGGTTGTACGGGCTCCGGCTCATCCTCCCAGCTGCCAGAGACCGAAGTGACACAGGGTCTCCAAAGTATATGTGAACATTTCCAAACTTTTCAGAGAGAATCCTTCTGGCTTTCAACAATCCCTAATAGCATCAgaacagggaaaaagaaaacaggaatacattcagaaattagttgaTGTGCAAACTAGCATTTTCCTCAAATCCCAATAACATCAAGTTGGGCTATCCTTTACGTACAGTTGTAGACTCTTTTGGCTTAGGGACCCCTAGAAGCTCATATGCATATAGAGTTTCTTCCAAGATCCTATCATAACTGATGCTGATTGGGACAAGGTAGGTATCAaaaacttctcttttaaaaaatggttccaTCACAATATTCAGAAGACCTGCAAACATAGGGagaaatggtttttctttttcttttttttttgggtgggggggtctttttagggccgcacccgaggcatatggaggttcccagactaggggtcaaataggagctgtagccacccagcctacaccatagccgtagcaacgagggatctgagccgcatctgtgtcctacaccacagatcataacaatgctggatccttaacccactgagcgaggccagggatcgaacctgcgtcctcatggatactagtcagaatcatttccattgagccatgatgggaactctgagaaatggtttttcatacacattttaaaacagagcaggagttcccgtcgtggctcagtggttaatgaactcgattagtatccatgaggatgtgggtccaatccttggcccagctcagtgggttaaggatctggcattgccatgagctgtggtgtaggctggcagctacaggtccgattcaacccctagcctgggaacctccatatgccacaggtgcggccctaaaaaaaaggccccaaaaaaaaaaaaaaaaaaaaaaaaaaaaaaacaaaaaaaacagagcaaacaAGGGGACATAAACAGGAAGATACTAAAAGCATGTACATTGTATTCTAAGCCCATAAATATAAACAATTAAACTTAAAGAAACActtataaagaaaagaatatcttGCAAAAAAAGGGTCAAGTTCTATTCAGCAGCTATGACACTGCAGCCAAGGCCTTTGGGTTTGTATTCTTCCTCCAATCTGTAAGGAACCTACCAAATTTAGGAGTCAATGTCTTGGCAGAGCGGCTTCTTGTCCCTTCGAGGAAAAATTCAACAGGAGCATAACCattctttaaagagaaaacacaaacaaacaaaacaaaacacaaaacccatTGCCTACTCTCAAAGTGAAAAATCCTTCCTCTGATTCCTCTTCCCAGCCCCGTTCCCCAGCCCTCTAAACACACTGCTCAGAGTGAAACTTCAACAAGAGagtcacacagagaaaacagaccACTGACGTTCTGCACATTccacaagaagaaaataaacagctaACCAGCCCATTCAGAAGTGGAGAatttaggagctcccgttgtggctcagtggttaacgaatccaactaggaaccaagaggttgtgggttcgatccctggcctcgctcagtgggttaagggtctggcattgctgtgagctgtggtgtaggtcgcagacgctgctcggatcctgtgttgctgtggctgtggtatagcctagcagctacagctccaattagacccctagcctgggaacctccatatgctgtgggtgtggccctagaaaagacaacaaaaaaaaaacaaaaacaaaaacagtgctacaataaaaaaatctatcccttaaaaaaaaaaaaaaagaagtggagaatTTAAATAAGGCCTTAGAGCAAACTTCAGTGAACAGAAAAGGCAGCTTGAAAGTACTTGGCAATGATCTGCATTTACCCGTAACATAGTTTTCACGTATTCAGAGAACACGGCCCAGTAGAGTCTATTGCCACCAAAGGTGCGCCGCATGAAAAAGGCCCCTGACCTGCGCAGCAGCTCACTGACCATTTTCATTCCCAGGAAGTCTGCAAGAGAAGGAGTGGTTAATATTTATTTGCAGACCTTGAAACTTTCTATAAATATCTCAACTCAAATTGTATTAGGACAGATGTCAGGTATGTTGGGCATCCCTAATCTTAAGAAGAAACATCTAACGGAATTATGGAACAGAAGGGCCCCTGGGCAGGTGCCTGCTGGGAGGTGACCCTGGCATCCAGCCTCCTCAGTCGCCTCTGCATTTACAACCAGACTAGCCAGAGTCAGGGGCCTGGGCAGGCAACATGACAGTCTTAACCATGTCATTGTGCTGATTTCTTTAGCCAGCACCGCTGCTGACCTTGATAACACATCAACATACATCCTCCATGCTCTGGATGGTCAGGCCCGACTGGCCCTCACCATTCCTTTTTATGTGTCAGGTAAAAAACATCAATCTTCTTTAAGTggcacaaatttaaaaagaaaaccaaatccagaataagagaaagaggtccactatcagtttttttttctgttttttgctttttagggagtGCCACACccccagtatatggaggttcccaggctaggggtccaatcagagctgaagctttggccttcaccacagctacagcaatgtgggatctgagctccctctgtgacctacaccacagctcacggcaacgccagatccttaacccactgatcaaggccagggatcgaacccacaacctcatggttcctagtcagattcatttttgctgcaccacgatgggaacccctctaCTATCAGTTTTGAGATAGTTCTTCCTTTCCCTGTCCCCTAATTTTCAAATAACTTCATCACGTATCTATATAGATGGAAATGCTTTCAAAGCGCTTAAGTCCCtggttgtttttacttttctgttttctacattTATTCGTAAAGGTGCACACTTGAACCCCAGCTTTCCTGGCTGCCTCATAAAGGAGACGATC encodes:
- the GNPAT gene encoding dihydroxyacetone phosphate acyltransferase (The RefSeq protein has 2 substitutions compared to this genomic sequence); the protein is MDSSSSSNSCFSVGSTSPGAVLLLYSKERKKWDEFEDILEERRHVSDLKFAMKCYTPLVYKGITPCKPSDIKYSVLNSEEVHYVIKQLCRESLQSVEVLQEEACEILDEMSHKLHLGAIRFFAFALSKIFKQIFSKVCVNEEGIQKLQQAIQEHPVVLLPSHRSYIDFLMLSFLLYNYELPVPVIAAGMDFLGMKMVSELLRRSGAFFMRRTFGGNRLYWAVFSEYVKTMLRNGYAPVEFFLEGTRSRSAKTLTPKFGLLNIVMEPFFKREVFDTYLVPISISYDRILEETLYAYELLGVPKPKESTTGLLKARRILSEKFGNVHIYFGDPVSLRSLAAGRMSRSPYNLVPRYIPQKQSEDMHAFVTEVAYKMQLLQIQNLVLNPWPLIVAVLLQNRPSMDFDALVEKTLWLKGLAQAFGGFVTWPDSEPAEEVVQSSILLHSNIVSLLRDQVALKVDSGATDVVDGLIFQHVTLLMCSAYRNQLLNVFVRPSLVAVALQMTPGFRKEDVYSCFRFLCSVFSDEFIFLPGNALKDFEEGCYLLSKSEAIEVTTRDILVTEKGNALLEFLIGLFKPFVESYQIICKYLLNEEEDSFTEKQYLVKVRKFTSQLLDHGTSQCYDVLSSDVQKNALAAFVRLGVVDKKKVNSDTVFNVNEPATTKLEEMLGCKTPIGKPVTAKL